The following coding sequences are from one Nicotiana tabacum cultivar K326 chromosome 1, ASM71507v2, whole genome shotgun sequence window:
- the LOC107807984 gene encoding putative serine/threonine-protein kinase PBL15 yields the protein MKDSKSWRPFTANCCSVEDQTIFGNFSRCKTSKSDFSKNIAPLPSFRRLSFSDLSRSSSTRINEDLAQSFGPDLFDFQLSELRAITQNFSTNYLLGEGGFGTVHKGYVDENLRAGLKSQAVAVKLLNIEGLQGHREWLAEVIFLGQLRHQNLVRLIGYCCEDEERLLVYEFMPRGSLENHLFKRLSNSLPWGTRLKIAIGAAKGLAFLHGAEKPVIYRDFKTSNILLDSDFTAKLSDFGLAHMGPEGSNTHVTTRVMGTYGYAAPEYVSTGHLTTKSDIYSFGVVLLEQLTGRRAMDKTRPKNEQNLVDWTRPYLSSSRRLRCIMDPRLGGQYSVKGAKEMAHLASQCTSLNPKDRPKMPAIIETLESLQPLRDMAVACGQWPPSPKSSNKYVVYSPKGNKDSKIVVIKNSRMAVHSKSK from the exons ATGAAAGACTCAAAATCTTGGAGACCCTTTACAGCAAACTGCTGCTCTGTCGAAGATCAAACCATTTTTGGTAATTTTAGCAGGTGCAAGACCTCGAAATCGGATTTTTCAAAGAACATAGCTCCATTGCCATCTTTTCGTAGGTTGTCATTCTCGGATTTGAGCAGATCATCATCAACTAGGATTAATGAGGATCTTGCACAATCATTTGGTCCTGACTTGTTTGATTTTCAGTTGAGTGAACTGCGTGCCATTACGCAGAATTTCTCGACTAATTACTTGCTTGGTGAAGGTGGTTTTGGGACAGTGCATAAAGGTTATGTTGATGAGAATTTGAGGGCTGGTTTGAAATCTCAAGCTGTTGCTGTTAAGCTTCTTAATATTGAAGGGCTTCAAGGCCACAGGGAATGGCTG GCGGAAGTAATATTTCTAGGACAGCTAAGGCACCAAAATTTGGTAAGATTGATTGGGTACTGTTGCGAGGATGAAGAACGCCTTCTTGTTTATGAATTCATGCCTAGAGGCAGCCTTGAAAATCATCTCTTCAAGA GGTTATCAAACTCACTGCCATGGGGTACAAGATTGAAGATAGCAATTGGAGCAGCCAAAGGCCTTGCTTTCTTACATGGCGCTGAAAAACCTGTTATTTACCGTGACTTTAAAACCTCCAACATCTTACTGGATTCT GACTTTACTGCTAAATTATCAGATTTTGGGCTTGCACATATGGGCCCAGAAGGATCAAACACTCATGTTACTACTAGGGTAATGGGCACTTACGGATATGCTGCCCCTGAATATGTTAGCACAG GACATCTTACTACCAAAAGCGACATTTACAGCTTTGGTGTGGTCTTGCTAGAACAACTAACAGGAAGAAGAGCAATGGACAAAACAAGACCAAAGAATGAACAAAACTTAGTCGATTGGACAAGGCCCTACTTGTCAAGTAGTCGAAGATTGCGTTGCATAATGGACCCTAGACTTGGAGGACAATATTCAGTAAAAGGAGCAAAAGAAATGGCCCATTTAGCTTCACAATGCACAAGCTTAAACCCAAAGGACAGGCCCAAAATGCCAGCCATTATTGAAACCTTAGAAAGCCTTCAACCACTAAGGGACATGGCTGTGGCTTGTGGACAATGGCCACCCTCTCCAAAATCAAGCAATAAGTATGTTGTTTATTCTCCAAAAGGCAACAAGgacagcaaaatagtggttatcaAGAATTCTCGTATGGCTGTTCATAGTAAGAGCAAGTAA